From Camelina sativa cultivar DH55 chromosome 20, Cs, whole genome shotgun sequence, the proteins below share one genomic window:
- the LOC104770770 gene encoding ferric reduction oxidase 4-like isoform X2, which yields MRSVVKMLMVVLFLGWMFIWIMISTNLFKSKWIPKLAKYLNTTYFGPQGTNLVLLTVPMMFIAVLSCVYLHTQKKPTQPQRFVRLVKRKMGRVMMVMKPFGIVTATELTFSLLFVALLVWALSNYLYISYHVSLHNHDNSKIWQAKFRSFGLRIGYVGHYCWAFLFFPVTRTSTILPLVGLTSESSIKYHIWLGHVSNFLFLVHTVVFLIYWAMTNQLMETFAWNPTYVSNLAGTIAMVIGIAMWVTSLPSYRRKKFELFFYTHQLYALYIIFYVIHVGDSWFCMILPNIFLFFIDRYLRFLQSTKRTRLVSARILPSDNLELTFSKTSGLQYTPTSILFLHVPSISKLQWHPFTITSSSNLEKNTLSVVIRKQGSWTQKLYIHISSSIDSLEVSTEGPYGPNSFDVSRHDSLILVGGGSGVTPFISVIRELISESQNQSTKLPDVLLVCAFKHYHDLALLDLIFPSDISVSDISRLNLRIEAYVTREDKKPETTDDHRLLQTKWFKPQPLDSPISPVLGPNNFLWLGVVILSSFVMFLLLIAIVTRFYVYPIDRNTGKIYNFSYRALWDMFLGCVCIFISSSIVFLWRKKQNKEGDKESKKQVQSVDFQTPTSSPGSWFHGHERELESVPYQSIVQATSVHFGSKPNLKKILFETEGSEDVGVMVCGPRKMRHEVAKICSSGLAKNLHFEAISFNW from the exons ATGAGAAGTGTGGTGAAGATGTTGATGGTGGttctgtttcttggatggatgTTTATTTGGATTATGATTTCAACTAATCTTTTCAAAAGCAAATGGATCCCCAAACTCGCCAAGTATCTCAATACTACTTATTTTGGTCCTCAAG GCACGAATCTAGTGCTTCTCACGGTTCCAATGATGTTCATTGCGGTTCTGAGTTGTGTTTATTTGCATACCCAGAAGAAACCAACCCAACCTCAAAGGTTCGTTCGACTT GTAAAAAGGAAAATGGGGagggtgatgatggtgatgaagcCATTTGGGATAGTGACAGCCACGGAGttgactttttctcttttgtttgtggCTCTTCTGGTTTGGGCTCTCTCCAATTATCTATACATTAGCTATCACGTCAGCCTTCATAACCACGACAACTCCAAAAT ATGGCAGGCAAAGTTTAGGTCTTTTGGACTGAGAATCGGATATGTTGGCCATTACTGTTGGGCCTTTCTGTTCTTCCCGGTGACAAGAACCTCTACGATACTACCACTTGTCGGGTTGACTTCAGAGTCAAGCATCAAATATCACATTTGGCTCGGACATGTCTCAAACTTTCTCTTCCTAGTCCACACGGTCGTTTTCCTTATCTACTGGGCCATGACCAATCAGTTGATGGAG aCGTTTGCATGGAATCCGACATACGTGTCTAATCTAGCCGGAACAATAGCGATGGTGATTGGAATAGCGATGTGGGTGACGAGTCTACCATCCTATAGACGAAAGAAGTTCGAGCTTTTCTTCTACACTCACCAACTCTATGCTCTCTACATAATCTTCTACGTAATCCATGTGGGAGACTCGTGGTTCTGCATGATCCTGCCCAACATCTTCCTGTTTTTCATCGACCGTTACTTAAGATTCTTACAGTCCACCAAGAGAACCAGACTTGTTTCCGCTAGGATCTTACCTTCAGACAACCTCGAACTCACTTTCTCCAAAACCTCAG GGCTACAGTATACACCAACAAGTATATTGTTTCTACATGTGCCGAGCATATCCAAGCTTCAATGGCATCCATTCACAATAACTTCGAGCAGCAACTTGGAGAAAAATACCTTAAGTGTTGTAATCAGAAAACAGGGAAGTTGGACTCAAAAGCTTTACATCCAtatctcttcttccattgaTTCTCTCGAAGTTTCTACTGAAGGTCCTTATGGCCCTAACTCTTTTGATGTCTCGAG GCATGACTCTCTAATACTAGTGGGCGGTGGCAGTGGAGTTACACCCTTCATTTCGGTTATCAGAGAACTCATCTCTGAGAGCCAAAACCAAAGCACAAAGCTACCAGATGTTCTTCTTGTTTGTGCCTTCAAACATTATCATGATCTAGCGCTTTTAGACCTAATCTTCCCATCGGATATATCAGTTTCAGACATTTCCAGGCTGAATCTCCGAATTGAGGCCTATGTTACAAGAGAAGACAAGAAGCCCGAGACAACTGATGATCACAGACTTCTACAGACAAAATGGTTCAAACCGCAGCCTCTAGACTCTCCTATCTCACCTGTTCTTGGACCCAACAACTTCCTCTGGCTCGGAGTGGTGATCTTATCATCATTCGTCATGTTTCTCTTGCTCATAGCGATTGTCACACGTTTCTATGTATACCCTATTGATCGTAACACAGGAAAGATATATAATTTCTCGTACAGAGCGCTTTGGGACATGTTCCTAGGATGTGTGTGCATTTTCATCTCTTCAAGCATAGTTTTCTTATGGcgcaagaaacagaacaaagaaggAGATAAGGAGTCTAAGAAGCAGGTACAGAGTGTAGATTTTCAGACGCCCACGTCTTCTCCAGGTTCATGGTTCCACGGCCACGAGAGAGAGCTGGAGAGCGTTCCCTATCAATCTATAGTACAAGCCACTTCAGTCCACTTCGGCTCCAAACCTAATCTGAAAA AGATTCTGTTTGAGACAGAAGGTTCGGAAGACGTTGGGGTGATGGTTTGCGGACCAAGAAAGATGAGGCATGAAGTTGCAAAGATATGTTCATCTGGTTTGGCAAAGAACCTTCACTTTGAGGCAATTAGTTTCAACTGGTGA
- the LOC104770770 gene encoding ferric reduction oxidase 4-like isoform X1: MGNMRSVVKMLMVVLFLGWMFIWIMISTNLFKSKWIPKLAKYLNTTYFGPQGTNLVLLTVPMMFIAVLSCVYLHTQKKPTQPQREWKVKRKMGRVMMVMKPFGIVTATELTFSLLFVALLVWALSNYLYISYHVSLHNHDNSKIWQAKFRSFGLRIGYVGHYCWAFLFFPVTRTSTILPLVGLTSESSIKYHIWLGHVSNFLFLVHTVVFLIYWAMTNQLMETFAWNPTYVSNLAGTIAMVIGIAMWVTSLPSYRRKKFELFFYTHQLYALYIIFYVIHVGDSWFCMILPNIFLFFIDRYLRFLQSTKRTRLVSARILPSDNLELTFSKTSGLQYTPTSILFLHVPSISKLQWHPFTITSSSNLEKNTLSVVIRKQGSWTQKLYIHISSSIDSLEVSTEGPYGPNSFDVSRHDSLILVGGGSGVTPFISVIRELISESQNQSTKLPDVLLVCAFKHYHDLALLDLIFPSDISVSDISRLNLRIEAYVTREDKKPETTDDHRLLQTKWFKPQPLDSPISPVLGPNNFLWLGVVILSSFVMFLLLIAIVTRFYVYPIDRNTGKIYNFSYRALWDMFLGCVCIFISSSIVFLWRKKQNKEGDKESKKQVQSVDFQTPTSSPGSWFHGHERELESVPYQSIVQATSVHFGSKPNLKKILFETEGSEDVGVMVCGPRKMRHEVAKICSSGLAKNLHFEAISFNW; the protein is encoded by the exons atggggaaCATGAGAAGTGTGGTGAAGATGTTGATGGTGGttctgtttcttggatggatgTTTATTTGGATTATGATTTCAACTAATCTTTTCAAAAGCAAATGGATCCCCAAACTCGCCAAGTATCTCAATACTACTTATTTTGGTCCTCAAG GCACGAATCTAGTGCTTCTCACGGTTCCAATGATGTTCATTGCGGTTCTGAGTTGTGTTTATTTGCATACCCAGAAGAAACCAACCCAACCTCAAAG GGAATGGAAGGTAAAAAGGAAAATGGGGagggtgatgatggtgatgaagcCATTTGGGATAGTGACAGCCACGGAGttgactttttctcttttgtttgtggCTCTTCTGGTTTGGGCTCTCTCCAATTATCTATACATTAGCTATCACGTCAGCCTTCATAACCACGACAACTCCAAAAT ATGGCAGGCAAAGTTTAGGTCTTTTGGACTGAGAATCGGATATGTTGGCCATTACTGTTGGGCCTTTCTGTTCTTCCCGGTGACAAGAACCTCTACGATACTACCACTTGTCGGGTTGACTTCAGAGTCAAGCATCAAATATCACATTTGGCTCGGACATGTCTCAAACTTTCTCTTCCTAGTCCACACGGTCGTTTTCCTTATCTACTGGGCCATGACCAATCAGTTGATGGAG aCGTTTGCATGGAATCCGACATACGTGTCTAATCTAGCCGGAACAATAGCGATGGTGATTGGAATAGCGATGTGGGTGACGAGTCTACCATCCTATAGACGAAAGAAGTTCGAGCTTTTCTTCTACACTCACCAACTCTATGCTCTCTACATAATCTTCTACGTAATCCATGTGGGAGACTCGTGGTTCTGCATGATCCTGCCCAACATCTTCCTGTTTTTCATCGACCGTTACTTAAGATTCTTACAGTCCACCAAGAGAACCAGACTTGTTTCCGCTAGGATCTTACCTTCAGACAACCTCGAACTCACTTTCTCCAAAACCTCAG GGCTACAGTATACACCAACAAGTATATTGTTTCTACATGTGCCGAGCATATCCAAGCTTCAATGGCATCCATTCACAATAACTTCGAGCAGCAACTTGGAGAAAAATACCTTAAGTGTTGTAATCAGAAAACAGGGAAGTTGGACTCAAAAGCTTTACATCCAtatctcttcttccattgaTTCTCTCGAAGTTTCTACTGAAGGTCCTTATGGCCCTAACTCTTTTGATGTCTCGAG GCATGACTCTCTAATACTAGTGGGCGGTGGCAGTGGAGTTACACCCTTCATTTCGGTTATCAGAGAACTCATCTCTGAGAGCCAAAACCAAAGCACAAAGCTACCAGATGTTCTTCTTGTTTGTGCCTTCAAACATTATCATGATCTAGCGCTTTTAGACCTAATCTTCCCATCGGATATATCAGTTTCAGACATTTCCAGGCTGAATCTCCGAATTGAGGCCTATGTTACAAGAGAAGACAAGAAGCCCGAGACAACTGATGATCACAGACTTCTACAGACAAAATGGTTCAAACCGCAGCCTCTAGACTCTCCTATCTCACCTGTTCTTGGACCCAACAACTTCCTCTGGCTCGGAGTGGTGATCTTATCATCATTCGTCATGTTTCTCTTGCTCATAGCGATTGTCACACGTTTCTATGTATACCCTATTGATCGTAACACAGGAAAGATATATAATTTCTCGTACAGAGCGCTTTGGGACATGTTCCTAGGATGTGTGTGCATTTTCATCTCTTCAAGCATAGTTTTCTTATGGcgcaagaaacagaacaaagaaggAGATAAGGAGTCTAAGAAGCAGGTACAGAGTGTAGATTTTCAGACGCCCACGTCTTCTCCAGGTTCATGGTTCCACGGCCACGAGAGAGAGCTGGAGAGCGTTCCCTATCAATCTATAGTACAAGCCACTTCAGTCCACTTCGGCTCCAAACCTAATCTGAAAA AGATTCTGTTTGAGACAGAAGGTTCGGAAGACGTTGGGGTGATGGTTTGCGGACCAAGAAAGATGAGGCATGAAGTTGCAAAGATATGTTCATCTGGTTTGGCAAAGAACCTTCACTTTGAGGCAATTAGTTTCAACTGGTGA
- the LOC104770771 gene encoding uncharacterized protein LOC104770771: protein MALVFTVVLPNPLSPTLSSHHVSPSRHGFRHGLSSTITIRRNKSPIRFPLLTPPRHVSTRRVKVFSQLRFPLISPDDHWSQWATLFAAGAFGVWSEKTRLGSMVSGALTSTLLGLAASNLGLIPFETPSYDFFMEFLLPHTIPLLLFRADLRRIIRSTGSLLIAFLIGSVATIVGTVVAFVLVPMRSLGPDNWKIAAALMGSYIGGSLNFVAISEALQITPSVIAAGVAVDNVICALHFMVLFALASKIPPETSSASAPDADMAKDDKLEDKNRVVSTSIALSISFLICKSAILMTKLFNIQGGMLPAVTAITIVLATSFPDFFDSLAPSAETISLILMQVFFTILGATGSVWNVINTAPSIFLFAVIQVMAHLAVTLVVGKVLCIDMKLLLLASNANIGGPTTACAMATAKGWTSLVVPGILSGVFGVSIATFLGIGCGVFVLKRL from the exons ATGGCTCTTGTATTCACAGTGGTGTTACCAAATCCACTATCACCCACACTATCATCGCACCACGTGTCCCCTTCCCGCCATGGCTTTCGTCACGGCTTATCATCAACAATAACCATCCGCCGGAACAAATCTCCGATAAGATTCCCTTTACTAACACCACCGCGTCATGTTTCAACTCGGCGCGTGAAAGTCTTCTCACAACTCCGATTCCCTCTAATCTCTCCCGACGATCACTGGTCCCAATGGGCCACTCTCTTCGCCGCCGGAGCCTTCGGTGTTTG GTCGGAGAAGACGAGACTTGGAAGTATGGTGAGTGGTGCGTTGACCAGCACGTTGCTTGGTCTCGCCGCGAGCAATTTAGGGCTGATTCCGTTCGAAACGCCGTCGTATGACTTCTTCATGGAGTTTCTCTTGCCGCATACGATTCCGTTGCTGTTGTTTAGAGCTGATCTCCGTCGTATTATCCGATCTACTGGGTCGTTgctcattgcatttttaattGGATCTG TTGCGACGATTGTTGGAACTGTGGTGGCTTTTGTGTTGGTACCAATGAGATCGCTTGGTCCGGATAACTGGAAAATTGCAGCTGCTCTCATGGGGAGTTACATTGGTGGAT CTCTTAATTTTGTTGCGATTTCGGAGGCTCTACAGATCACACCATCTGTTATAGCAGCAGGTGTGGCTGTGGATAATGTCATATGCGCTCTGCACTTCATGGTTTTGTTTGCGTTGGCCTCAAAGATTCCCCCTGAGACTTCCTCAGCATCTGCCCCTG ATGCCGACATGGCTAAGGATGACAAGCTTGAGGACAAGAACAGAGTGGTTTCAACTTCGATTGCACTATCAATTTCCTTCCTGATATGCAAATCTGCAATTTTAATGACAAAGCTATTTAACATCCAAGGAGGCATGCTTCCTGCAGTAACAGCCATCACTATCGTCTTGGCAACTTCCTTCCCTGATTTCTTTGATTCTCTTGCACCTTCTGCTGAAACTATCTCTCTTATTCTCATGCAG GTATTTTTTACAATTCTAGGAGCTACAGGGAGTGTATGGAATGTAATCAACACTGCCCCAAGTATCTTCCTATTTGCTGTTATTCAAGTAATGGCTCATCTTGCAGTGACTTTGGTTGTGGGGAAGGTATTATGTATAGACATGAAGCTACTACTTCTTGCATCAAACGCTAACATTGGAGGTCCAACCACTGCTTGTGCCATGGCAACCGCAAAAGGATGGACTTCTCTTGTCGTTCCCGGAATTCTCTCCGGCGTTTTTGGGGTCTCCATTGCAACTTTTCTCGGCATTGGATGTGGAGTTTTTGTCCTCAAACGATTATAG
- the LOC104772516 gene encoding uncharacterized protein LOC104772516: MEGFALMNNLICLPPTGIGSGPIAPWLIWALWTTPNQLIFNKKAVSAEEALSIAMQRAREWQKAQVPPPKTDQRHTPNPQPPRLRSNTTYFTDAAWRDGSAGLGWAIIDQSGQIQAEGSSSTTHVSSPLMAEALATLTAVRVAIESNIRDISFASDSFMLVQALNQKFHQKELHGTLHDVLSLSSNFNVCSFNFVSRTLNHHADRLTKNALRSVVL; encoded by the coding sequence ATGGAAGGTTTTGCGCTTATGAATAACCTCATCTGCCTACCTCCTACCGGTATAGGTTCTGGTCCCATTGCTCCGTGGTTGATCTGGGCATTATGGACCACCCCGAACCAGCTAATCTTCAACAAAAAGGCTGTATCGGCGGAGGAAGCTCTGTCTATCGCCATGCAAAGAGCCAGAGAATGGCAGAAAGCCCAAGTCCCCCCTCCGAAAACAGATCAACGTCACACTCCAAACCCACAGCCCCCTCGACTTCGATCTAATACCACCTATTTCACAGATGCCGCTTGGCGCGACGGATCAGCTGGTCTTGGCTGGGCGATTATAGATCAATCCGGTCAGATCCAAGCCGAAGGTTCTTCCTCGACGACCCATGTTAGTTCCCCGTTGATGGCTGAAGCGTTGGCAACTCTCACAGCAGTGAGAGTTGCAATCGAATCGAACATCAGGGATATCTCCTTCGCTTCCGACTCGTTTATGCTGGTCCAAGCTCTTAATCAGAAGTTCCACCAGAAGGAACTTCATGGGACTCTCCACGATGTCCTTTCCCTATCCTCTAATTTCAATGTCTGCTCTTTCAATTTCGTTTCCCGAACTCTGAATCACCATGCTGATCGTCTGACAAAGAATGCCCTTCGATCTGTCGTTCTGTAA
- the LOC104770770 gene encoding ferric reduction oxidase 5-like isoform X4, protein MGNMRSVVKMLMVVLFLGWMFIWIMISTNLFKSKWIPKLAKHESSASHGSNDVHCGSELCLFAYPEETNPTSKGMEGKKENGEGDDGDEAIWDSDSHGVDFFSFAKFRSFGLRIGYVGHYCWAFLFFPVTRTSTILPLVGLTSESSIKYHIWLGHVSNFLFLVHTVVFLIYWAMTNQLMETFAWNPTYVSNLAGTIAMVIGIAMWVTSLPSYRRKKFELFFYTHQLYALYIIFYVIHVGDSWFCMILPNIFLFFIDRYLRFLQSTKRTRLVSARILPSDNLELTFSKTSGLQYTPTSILFLHVPSISKLQWHPFTITSSSNLEKNTLSVVIRKQGSWTQKLYIHISSSIDSLEVSTEGPYGPNSFDVSRHDSLILVGGGSGVTPFISVIRELISESQNQSTKLPDVLLVCAFKHYHDLALLDLIFPSDISVSDISRLNLRIEAYVTREDKKPETTDDHRLLQTKWFKPQPLDSPISPVLGPNNFLWLGVVILSSFVMFLLLIAIVTRFYVYPIDRNTGKIYNFSYRALWDMFLGCVCIFISSSIVFLWRKKQNKEGDKESKKQVQSVDFQTPTSSPGSWFHGHERELESVPYQSIVQATSVHFGSKPNLKKILFETEGSEDVGVMVCGPRKMRHEVAKICSSGLAKNLHFEAISFNW, encoded by the exons atggggaaCATGAGAAGTGTGGTGAAGATGTTGATGGTGGttctgtttcttggatggatgTTTATTTGGATTATGATTTCAACTAATCTTTTCAAAAGCAAATGGATCCCCAAACTCGCCAA GCACGAATCTAGTGCTTCTCACGGTTCCAATGATGTTCATTGCGGTTCTGAGTTGTGTTTATTTGCATACCCAGAAGAAACCAACCCAACCTCAAAG GGAATGGAAGGTAAAAAGGAAAATGGGGagggtgatgatggtgatgaagcCATTTGGGATAGTGACAGCCACGGAGttgactttttctctttt GCAAAGTTTAGGTCTTTTGGACTGAGAATCGGATATGTTGGCCATTACTGTTGGGCCTTTCTGTTCTTCCCGGTGACAAGAACCTCTACGATACTACCACTTGTCGGGTTGACTTCAGAGTCAAGCATCAAATATCACATTTGGCTCGGACATGTCTCAAACTTTCTCTTCCTAGTCCACACGGTCGTTTTCCTTATCTACTGGGCCATGACCAATCAGTTGATGGAG aCGTTTGCATGGAATCCGACATACGTGTCTAATCTAGCCGGAACAATAGCGATGGTGATTGGAATAGCGATGTGGGTGACGAGTCTACCATCCTATAGACGAAAGAAGTTCGAGCTTTTCTTCTACACTCACCAACTCTATGCTCTCTACATAATCTTCTACGTAATCCATGTGGGAGACTCGTGGTTCTGCATGATCCTGCCCAACATCTTCCTGTTTTTCATCGACCGTTACTTAAGATTCTTACAGTCCACCAAGAGAACCAGACTTGTTTCCGCTAGGATCTTACCTTCAGACAACCTCGAACTCACTTTCTCCAAAACCTCAG GGCTACAGTATACACCAACAAGTATATTGTTTCTACATGTGCCGAGCATATCCAAGCTTCAATGGCATCCATTCACAATAACTTCGAGCAGCAACTTGGAGAAAAATACCTTAAGTGTTGTAATCAGAAAACAGGGAAGTTGGACTCAAAAGCTTTACATCCAtatctcttcttccattgaTTCTCTCGAAGTTTCTACTGAAGGTCCTTATGGCCCTAACTCTTTTGATGTCTCGAG GCATGACTCTCTAATACTAGTGGGCGGTGGCAGTGGAGTTACACCCTTCATTTCGGTTATCAGAGAACTCATCTCTGAGAGCCAAAACCAAAGCACAAAGCTACCAGATGTTCTTCTTGTTTGTGCCTTCAAACATTATCATGATCTAGCGCTTTTAGACCTAATCTTCCCATCGGATATATCAGTTTCAGACATTTCCAGGCTGAATCTCCGAATTGAGGCCTATGTTACAAGAGAAGACAAGAAGCCCGAGACAACTGATGATCACAGACTTCTACAGACAAAATGGTTCAAACCGCAGCCTCTAGACTCTCCTATCTCACCTGTTCTTGGACCCAACAACTTCCTCTGGCTCGGAGTGGTGATCTTATCATCATTCGTCATGTTTCTCTTGCTCATAGCGATTGTCACACGTTTCTATGTATACCCTATTGATCGTAACACAGGAAAGATATATAATTTCTCGTACAGAGCGCTTTGGGACATGTTCCTAGGATGTGTGTGCATTTTCATCTCTTCAAGCATAGTTTTCTTATGGcgcaagaaacagaacaaagaaggAGATAAGGAGTCTAAGAAGCAGGTACAGAGTGTAGATTTTCAGACGCCCACGTCTTCTCCAGGTTCATGGTTCCACGGCCACGAGAGAGAGCTGGAGAGCGTTCCCTATCAATCTATAGTACAAGCCACTTCAGTCCACTTCGGCTCCAAACCTAATCTGAAAA AGATTCTGTTTGAGACAGAAGGTTCGGAAGACGTTGGGGTGATGGTTTGCGGACCAAGAAAGATGAGGCATGAAGTTGCAAAGATATGTTCATCTGGTTTGGCAAAGAACCTTCACTTTGAGGCAATTAGTTTCAACTGGTGA
- the LOC104770770 gene encoding ferric reduction oxidase 4-like isoform X3, with translation MGNMRSVVKMLMVVLFLGWMFIWIMISTNLFKSKWIPKLAKYLNTTYFGPQGTNLVLLTVPMMFIAVLSCVYLHTQKKPTQPQRFVKRKMGRVMMVMKPFGIVTATELTFSLLFVALLVWALSNYLYISYHVSLHNHDNSKIWQAKFRSFGLRIGYVGHYCWAFLFFPVTRTSTILPLVGLTSESSIKYHIWLGHVSNFLFLVHTVVFLIYWAMTNQLMETFAWNPTYVSNLAGTIAMVIGIAMWVTSLPSYRRKKFELFFYTHQLYALYIIFYVIHVGDSWFCMILPNIFLFFIDRYLRFLQSTKRTRLVSARILPSDNLELTFSKTSGLQYTPTSILFLHVPSISKLQWHPFTITSSSNLEKNTLSVVIRKQGSWTQKLYIHISSSIDSLEVSTEGPYGPNSFDVSRHDSLILVGGGSGVTPFISVIRELISESQNQSTKLPDVLLVCAFKHYHDLALLDLIFPSDISVSDISRLNLRIEAYVTREDKKPETTDDHRLLQTKWFKPQPLDSPISPVLGPNNFLWLGVVILSSFVMFLLLIAIVTRFYVYPIDRNTGKIYNFSYRALWDMFLGCVCIFISSSIVFLWRKKQNKEGDKESKKQVQSVDFQTPTSSPGSWFHGHERELESVPYQSIVQATSVHFGSKPNLKKILFETEGSEDVGVMVCGPRKMRHEVAKICSSGLAKNLHFEAISFNW, from the exons atggggaaCATGAGAAGTGTGGTGAAGATGTTGATGGTGGttctgtttcttggatggatgTTTATTTGGATTATGATTTCAACTAATCTTTTCAAAAGCAAATGGATCCCCAAACTCGCCAAGTATCTCAATACTACTTATTTTGGTCCTCAAG GCACGAATCTAGTGCTTCTCACGGTTCCAATGATGTTCATTGCGGTTCTGAGTTGTGTTTATTTGCATACCCAGAAGAAACCAACCCAACCTCAAAGGTTC GTAAAAAGGAAAATGGGGagggtgatgatggtgatgaagcCATTTGGGATAGTGACAGCCACGGAGttgactttttctcttttgtttgtggCTCTTCTGGTTTGGGCTCTCTCCAATTATCTATACATTAGCTATCACGTCAGCCTTCATAACCACGACAACTCCAAAAT ATGGCAGGCAAAGTTTAGGTCTTTTGGACTGAGAATCGGATATGTTGGCCATTACTGTTGGGCCTTTCTGTTCTTCCCGGTGACAAGAACCTCTACGATACTACCACTTGTCGGGTTGACTTCAGAGTCAAGCATCAAATATCACATTTGGCTCGGACATGTCTCAAACTTTCTCTTCCTAGTCCACACGGTCGTTTTCCTTATCTACTGGGCCATGACCAATCAGTTGATGGAG aCGTTTGCATGGAATCCGACATACGTGTCTAATCTAGCCGGAACAATAGCGATGGTGATTGGAATAGCGATGTGGGTGACGAGTCTACCATCCTATAGACGAAAGAAGTTCGAGCTTTTCTTCTACACTCACCAACTCTATGCTCTCTACATAATCTTCTACGTAATCCATGTGGGAGACTCGTGGTTCTGCATGATCCTGCCCAACATCTTCCTGTTTTTCATCGACCGTTACTTAAGATTCTTACAGTCCACCAAGAGAACCAGACTTGTTTCCGCTAGGATCTTACCTTCAGACAACCTCGAACTCACTTTCTCCAAAACCTCAG GGCTACAGTATACACCAACAAGTATATTGTTTCTACATGTGCCGAGCATATCCAAGCTTCAATGGCATCCATTCACAATAACTTCGAGCAGCAACTTGGAGAAAAATACCTTAAGTGTTGTAATCAGAAAACAGGGAAGTTGGACTCAAAAGCTTTACATCCAtatctcttcttccattgaTTCTCTCGAAGTTTCTACTGAAGGTCCTTATGGCCCTAACTCTTTTGATGTCTCGAG GCATGACTCTCTAATACTAGTGGGCGGTGGCAGTGGAGTTACACCCTTCATTTCGGTTATCAGAGAACTCATCTCTGAGAGCCAAAACCAAAGCACAAAGCTACCAGATGTTCTTCTTGTTTGTGCCTTCAAACATTATCATGATCTAGCGCTTTTAGACCTAATCTTCCCATCGGATATATCAGTTTCAGACATTTCCAGGCTGAATCTCCGAATTGAGGCCTATGTTACAAGAGAAGACAAGAAGCCCGAGACAACTGATGATCACAGACTTCTACAGACAAAATGGTTCAAACCGCAGCCTCTAGACTCTCCTATCTCACCTGTTCTTGGACCCAACAACTTCCTCTGGCTCGGAGTGGTGATCTTATCATCATTCGTCATGTTTCTCTTGCTCATAGCGATTGTCACACGTTTCTATGTATACCCTATTGATCGTAACACAGGAAAGATATATAATTTCTCGTACAGAGCGCTTTGGGACATGTTCCTAGGATGTGTGTGCATTTTCATCTCTTCAAGCATAGTTTTCTTATGGcgcaagaaacagaacaaagaaggAGATAAGGAGTCTAAGAAGCAGGTACAGAGTGTAGATTTTCAGACGCCCACGTCTTCTCCAGGTTCATGGTTCCACGGCCACGAGAGAGAGCTGGAGAGCGTTCCCTATCAATCTATAGTACAAGCCACTTCAGTCCACTTCGGCTCCAAACCTAATCTGAAAA AGATTCTGTTTGAGACAGAAGGTTCGGAAGACGTTGGGGTGATGGTTTGCGGACCAAGAAAGATGAGGCATGAAGTTGCAAAGATATGTTCATCTGGTTTGGCAAAGAACCTTCACTTTGAGGCAATTAGTTTCAACTGGTGA